GAGTTCATGAGCCGAGGCAACGGAGGCGGAGGCCAGTACCAGCAGACGCAGCAGTACGCGCAGCCGCAGCAGCAAAAGCAGCAGAGCATCTATGACGATGACAGCATCCCATTCTAAGGAGAGTCAAATGGAAAGCACCCACGTCGACGAGAGCGCGGCCCGCAAGGTCGAGGACGCAATCCGCAACAAGAGCGGCGTGTTCATCGGGACTCACGACTGGTTCGAGGCGACGGGAGTCACGAAAGACGAGTACGATGCGTACCTCAACTACGGTGTCCGCTACGCCTCCCAGCTCGACTACAAGGACGCACACTCAGACATTCCTGGCGCGGTGAGCACGAAGGGCGTAGTCGAGAAGTTCACAGGAGACTCCAAGAAGGTCACCGTCCAGATTAGCATCGACCCGCACAACTACGGAGACGTCGCAACAATACAGCGCATCATAGGCGAGCCTCTCGACCTCGTCATGTACCCGATTCAGGCACCTCTGCCTATCGATGACGAAGGCCAGTGCGTGCCTGACGGCGTCGAGCCGATGTTCTAGCAGAGCACACGAGTCCTCCCGCGATTGGAGGCACGGGAGAGACCTCTAGGCGGTGGAGGTTGCCTTTGAGGCGTGACATGAGGAAGGACAGCCTGACCCTAGAGAGGTTCAGGAGGTGCGAGGCGGCGGCGAGGCTGCTAGAGAAGGCCAAGGACTCTTCCATCACTCGCAAGGCGAACGCCGCGAGCGGGTTCGAGTGGTGCGAGGACATGCTGGACGAGGCTTGGAACGACATAGACAGAATCGCCGAGCAGTCCGGAGACAGGGACGCTCGAATAGTCGCAGCGCACTTCCTGTTCCTCGAAACGTGGCTCGACACCGCCTCGGAGGTCGGGCTGTCAGTTGACAAGACGAAGAAGCTCGCATACGCCGCTCTCATGCGGCTTGACAAGGAGGAATAGCTTGGAGCGAATCAACGTTGCAGTTGAGGCAGGTTGCAAGGTCCCGCGTCGTGGTGACGATGACTCGGCGGGACTCGACCTCAGCGTCTCGAAAGACGTCTCGATTCCAGCGAGCGGCCACAAGATGTGCCACACGGGAGTACACGTACAGATACCGAAGAACCACGTAGGACTCGTGTTCATCCGTAGCAGCGTAGGAGCAAAGCGACACGTGGAGCTGTCAAACGGCGTCGGAGTAATCGACTGCGGATACACGGGAGAGGTCATGCTCCCTCTCCACAACCACGGTAACTCAGCGCAGTTCTTCCGCGCCGGAGAGCGAGTCGCGCAGCTGGTAATCGTGCCTTGCGTCATGACGGACGTGAACATCGTTGACGAGCTTGACGAGACGAGCCGAGGAGACGGCGGATTCGGAAGCACGGGGAAGGACTAGGAAATGGGACGATTCGACGTAGCGACAAACACAACGACAGACATGAGGCGCGACTACCTCAATAGCGCGATTGCTGCTCGCAAGGAGCGGGCCACAGTAAAGAAGCGCATCAACAGCGGAGAGCTGACCATTGCCGACGTGCTGGAAATGGAGTCTAAGTACGTCAAGCGCATGCACGTCGTTGACCTTCTCGCGGCGCGGCGGGGGCACGGAAAGGCAAGGGCGCTGAAACTCATGAAGAGGCTCAAGATTGGCGAGCACAGGCGCATCAGCGGACTCGGGCCTAACCAGCGCAAGAGGCTGTTAGAGGCCGTTGAGAAGGGCCAGTAAGGGACATTTGACCGAGTGGAGGCGTCGATTTCCGGCGCCTCTTTCTTATAGACGGGGGCTGCACATGATTGGCGAGCACTGTAGCGAGTGCTACCGGTTTTTCAAACTCGAGTTCGACGATACGTGCAAGAACGAGCTTGGCGAGAAGACCATCAAGGAACTCACGGATAACTGCGGATGGTGCAACGCATACCAGATTGTCGTTAGCAAGAACTCTCCCGTCCTAATAGACGGCGAATACGTTTGCGAAGACTTCGATATGTGAGCGAGGAACCCAGATGGATTGCATCAACGATGGCGTACTCAGGCGTTGCCCGTTCTGCGGTGGCAGGGCAGAGTACAAATTCAAGAGCAACGGAGAAGGTAGAAAGACTCAGGTATACGTCCGATGCACTGCATGTGGCGCGAGAACGAGGGCAACAATCGAGTGCTACAAATCCAACGTTAGGTCTCTCTGGAACATGCGTGCAGATAGCGATTGGGGAGTGGCCCGATGAGCAAGAGGACGTCGCCAAGAGAGGCAAAGAGCATGGTGTCTGGGGCAATCTACGTCCCGAACGACGTCGATGGAATCCTCGGAGCCGAACGCAAGATGATTTACGGCTGCGGGATGACGGCATCGGGCGTGTCGCTTTCGATGGGCACCCAGCGCAGCTGGCTCTCAACCTCGTGGACGAGGCGCTCTCGCCCGTTCGCAGACACGCTTGCCCGCATCGCCGACGCGATGGACGGGGGCGAGGAGTGATGCGCGTGTTGATTGCGTGCGAGGAGTCGCAGCGCGTCGCGACGGAGTTCAGAAGGCTCGGGCACGAGGCGTACTCATGCGACATTGAGCCTTGCGGGGGGGATACCCGATGATGCACCTGAACGTCGATGCGTTACAGATGCTCAAGCTGCATTGGGACTTGGTGATAGCCCACCCGCCATGCACGTACCTCACCGTTACGGGCAACAGGTGGTTCAACGAGGAGCGCTACGGGGACAAGGCCCGCGAGCGAAAGCGCGAGCGCGAGGATGCCGAGCGCTTCTTCATGGCCTTCGCGGAGTGCGGGGCGCCGCACGTCTGCATCGAGAACCCCGTTGGCGTGATGAGCACGGCGTGGCGCAAGCCAGACCAGATAGTGCAGCCGTTTGAGTTCGGAGACCCGTACGAGAAGAAGACGTGCCTGTGGCTTGAGGGCTTAAAGCCACTAAAGCCGACGAACGTCGTGGAGCCAGAGCCGCGCCGCGTATACAAGAGCGGCAAAACGATGCCCGCGTGGTACGCGGACGCCTGGAGCCTGCCGCCGCACGAGCGGGCGAAGGTGCGCAGCAGGACGTTCCCCGGCATCGCCAAGGCGATGGCCACGCAGTTCTGCGAGCAAATCGGCGTGGAAGGGCTAGAGAGAGGGGATGGCGAGCATGAGTAGCGACGAGAGCATATGGCGCATGCGCGTGCTGAGCACGACCATGCCAGAGTACGTTGGCGAGCTGGTGCGATGCAAGGACTGCGCATACCACGACGAGCGCGGATACATGCCGGGTCGCGTCACGTGCAGGATGCACAGCGGCATCTGGGGCAAGGATGACTTCTGCTCCAAGGCCAAGAAGCGGGAGGACGTCTATGAGTGACAAGCAGGCACGTCTCATGGAGCGCGCTCCAAACACTCTGAACGGCGGCACATTCGAGGTGTGGAACATAGGTGCTGGGTGCGGGATATACGTGGACTTCAACCCGTGCCCAACAGACACGAAGGTTCCGGAGACTATGGCCTTTTCAATTGACTTTCGCCGAAACCGCCTTGAGAACTGGGGCGGGCTTGGCGTGTGGTACGAGGACGCCACTGGCGGCAAAGCCATACGCGAGCTGGGATACGAGCCGATTGAGGATGGTAGCAGCGATGGCAAAGGACAGGACTAGGCACGCACGGCGCAGGGAGCCAGAGCGCGCGGGTGTGTCGCTCATCGAGCTGGTCAGATGGGCGATGGAGCAGCTGGGCGACGGCTTCGCCGATGCGGCTAAATGCGCGGAGGAGCTTAGGAGGGCGAGCGATGGCATATAGCGATTACGGCGCGTTCGTGTACCTCAACGGCAAGCGCAGGGAGGACAAGGAGGACGTAGGCGTATACGACACCGACGAGGCGTCCCTGCCCACTGGACTCCGCATATACGCGAACATCCTTAAGCGCAACGGTGACGGCCCGTGGTTCACGTTCTCGCACCATGGCGTCATGGGAGACGGCAGAGTCCGCGTCGGATGCTTCAAGCAGGCTTGGCCGGAGCTATACGATTGGGAGGTCGGCAATGACAAGCCGACCCTGTACACGTTCGATGACCTTTCCCGCAAGTTTGGATGGGACGATTACCAGGAGTACAACGGCGTGAGGTACGCATCCGACGAGTACGACAAGGAGTTCGACTTCCTAGGGTGGCACTTCAACTTCTGGGGCGACGATTACGGCAGCACTCCGAAGTACGGGGCGACCATGAGCCGAGACGGTGAGTCGTGGGAGTGCGGTTACGACTATGCGTTTGGGGCTGGTTTCTATGACATCCACTAGCGAAGAGCGGGACACGCGCATCCCGTACAGGCTTGGCACGGACCACTACTGCACCTACGAGAACGAAGGCGAAGAGAGCTACGTCCGCATGGGCGACATGATTTCACACGTCTATGACACGCCTTTTGGCGAATTCGAGATAGATGGAGAGCTGTGCTCCGTGCGCTACGGAGAGGGCGGATTCATCGACACCATCTCGGTGTACGTGTCTGGAAAGGAAATGAACTACGACGTTCCGTGCGAGGGAGTTTTCTACAGGATGGAGTCAGAGCATGTCTAGCGCTGAAACGGTTGATATGAAGAAAAAGGCGATGTTGTCGCAACCAATGGCGGGCAAGACCGCTGAGGAAATCGTCGCAGCCCGCGAGAAGGCGATTGCAGACCTCGAGGCGATGGGCTACGAGGTCGTGAACACCTACTTCACAGACGAGTGGTACAGCGACGAGGCGATGAAGGAGCGCGGCGTCGTGCAAGTCCCGCTGTGCTACCTCGCCAAGTCGCTTGAGAACATGAGCCTGTGCCATGCGGCCTACTTCTGCAAGGGCTGGGATGACGCCCGTGGATGCCGCATCGAGCACGACGCAGCCGTCGCGTACGGGCTGGAGGTGCTGTATGAGGACTAACGACGAGCGCCGCGAGGTGGCGGAGCGGATGCGGGTTTACTCGCATGATTTCGATTTCGGCGATTCTGACCCGTTTTGGTATGTGGCTAAGGCCGCGTTTGGCGATGCTGATGTACACACGTACTACAGCGTTTTTGCCCGCCTCGCCGACCTCATAGACCCGACATGTCACCTGGGGCCGGCTCACTTTGGAGGGTTTGGATGCGACAGGTGCTTCACGTGGTTCCCGGATATGAAGAAAAGGACAAGCCATTGTCCCGAATGCGGAGCGATGGTGGTGGACGATGAATAAATTCAAGAGCAGCTCGGTAGGAAGCGTGTCGGTGAAAATCGGCGTGACGGCAGAGCCAAGCGACGAGTTCCGCGATGTCGCCTACGCCCTCGGGTTCGTCCGCGTCGTGCCGTGCTTCGACTGCGCATATCAGGGCACGCATGACTGCCCGGATAAGGACAGCGCGGAGTGCATGGCCTTTTGCTCGAGAGGAAGGAAGAGAGACGATGACCAGCGATGAACGCGTAGAGATTGCGAAGAGGTTGCGCGGGACAAACGGCATCTTCTCATTCGTCTCGGCGCTTGGTATCGACATCGATAGTGATTGGTGCTGGACGGACGTGAGCAAGCGCGTGGCAGACCTCATCGACCAGACGTGCCACGTGGTGACCTCGGGCGAGTGGCGCGGCAGGCCCATCGGAAGCGCGTGCTCAGTGTGCCACGCCCCGCTCTACCCTTCGACGGCGTGGGCACATGGCATGAGGTACTGCACGCAGTGCGGGAGCAGGGTGGTGGACGATGACTAGCAGCGTGTTCTGCCCGAAGTGCGGGTTCGGAGTGCTTGTTGGCTGGGAGTTTGGTGACGCCACCGCCACTAACGGCTTTGGCGATGCCGTGTGCGACTACGAGGGATACATGAGTCACGTTCTGTACGACCACAAACGCAGTTGCCCGCTCTGCGGGACTGAACTTGAGATTAGCCACATGCTTGTTCCGCACTTCACGGCGGAGTTTGCGAGGTGATGCTTTATGAGTGACGTTGTTAGCGTCGTGATGTTCGTCGTTGTGCTGCTGTTCATAGCCTTCTGCACGTGGTGCTGGATGTGGCCGAGGTGACGCGATGAAAAAAGAGAATAGAAGCGGTGAGAGACGGTCTGGACTCAAAGAGAATCCGGGCCGTCTCTCTTCTGAGACAGAAATGTACGTGATGCACAGGGAGCCGTGCGTTATGTACAGGATAAAGCTGCCCGGCGCAGACCCGAAGCGATGCGTTGGACTTCTCTGCTGCAACAAGTGCGGCCACGTGACGCCTGACACTTCGAGCGTGTACTGCCCGAAGTGCGGGAGGGAAGTAGCGTCCGTAATCAACACTTCATACTCATGCGACGCGCTCAAGTACGCGCATGACACGGGATTCGACTAGGGATACGAGGCGGCTATGGAGGAGCGAAATGGGTAGATGGGCCGAGTCCGACGCAAAGAGGCTCAGAAAGATACGGAAGCATCTTGGCACGGCTTGGAACGAGTCGTTCGCGCTCAGCGACAACCTGAGCTGCAAGGCTGTCCAAGACAAGATAGAGGAGTCAATCATTGCGCTTAACTCGGCGTCGTTCGACTATGCGTCGTGGCATTTCGAAGAGGAGGCACGCGAAGATGGCTGACTGGAACTGCATGACGCAGATTCACTTCATTGATACCAAAGAGACAATCGACATTGACGGAGATTGGGTCGAGTACCTCAAGAACAATAGCCACGGAAACATTCGCAAGTGGCAGTTCTTCGCGAATGGGCTGCTAATCAACATGGACGCGGTGAGATACGTGAAGGTGGTGAAGACGAAGTGAGCTACACCACAGACAGGACGCTCGCAGCCGAGAGGATGCGCAACGAGGCAGACGGGTACCGCAACAACGAGAGGATGTACGGTCACGTCTCGAGAATCGACACGGGAGAGATTCCGGGCCTGTTCCAAGACCTTGCGACGTTCGTTGGGCTTCGAGGTTACATCCGCTCTGACGCCCTGTTCGACACTCTGTCAGACCTAATCGACCCGATTTGCCATATGACGGAAATCGGGAAGACTCCCAAAGAGCGCAAGTACGTTTGCAGCAATTGCGGAGCGACAAACGTTGCCCCAGCCGGTCATGAGAGACCACGCTACTGCGGCTGTTGCGGACACCGTGCAGTGTCTTTCGACCGGGTTGGTAGCGGCGCGATTGACGAGCCGGTTGACGTTCTGGAATGAGCGTTATAAAACGCTGCCAGATACTCAGCAATTCGACTATATGGCTAAGAATTAGTCGCAAGACAAACCGACCAAAACAAGATAAAAATACAATAAACGGGGTGGTTCTATGCTAGAGCTAATCTCTACGGCAATCATCTGCCTCACGGCTGTCGTAATTGTCGCGACGGTCTGCAACGCGCTCGTGTCAATCCACGGGAACGGAGGCGACCGATAGTGGGAGCGGTGAACCCAGACTACTACACGCAGCGCAAGGTCGAGCCTATCGACGTAATCGAGAGGGTCTGCGAAGGCCTCGACGGGCGCTCTGCATGGCTCCTCGGGAACGTCCTCAAGTACGCGCTCAGAGCCGGATACAAGACCGATGACCCGACCGAAGACCTCACGAAGGCACACAACTACGCCCATCGGCTCGTGACCGGCTATTGGGCCGATGAGTAGCAGGCCCTCGAAGCTTTCGGCGCTCATGGGCAAGGCGTCGAAGGCGAAGATGGAGCCTGAGGAGGCCGAGGCCGCGCGGGCTAGGATGGCGAGCGCGTTCGTCGCCGACTCGCTAGAGGACCTAGCGGCGATGTGCATCCACGACGGCTCCGAGGTCCCGAGGTGGCTACAGGAGGGAATGTCCCGCGACATTGACGGCACGTGGCCGGAGTGGTGGCGGGAGCACCAGTCGAAGATTGACGGTCAGGAGCCTTACACGCCAAACCTGATTCTCGTGAACGCGGCTAAGGATTGGGCTGAGAGGAACGGCGTGAGCCTCTCGTAGCTGCGATAGGCTCGGTGCCAAACGCACGAAACGTGTCGCCGTGGGCGGGATTATTGCCTGTGGAGGGTGATGGCCTCCGGTTGATGGTACAATGGATGGAAGCCCAGCAAGTCGTGCCATCACCGCGACGAGCTGGGCTTTCTTGTGATTGTTGGGGGGGCGTTTCCCTTGGACGCATTGGAGAACGACGGAGAACTCTACGACGCTCCGCTCGACTGGTTCAGGTTCGATGCTGACTTCTCGAGCGAGATAGGCAGGAGTGCGCTGTTCAACGGCCCCGTCTCCGACTTCGGGCGCTGGGCCAAGCTGCTCGTGATTCTCGCTAGGGTGAAGGGCCACGCGCTGGTGATGGGCGACAACATGACGTGCGACTACGTTATGCGGTGCCTAGAGTTCTCTGACAGGGCGAGCCTCGCTGCGTTCGTCGCGAGGATGAGCGGCACGGGCGTAATCGACTACGACCCCGAGACCGACTCCGTGTCGGAGAGTCAGGTCGCTGAATCGGCTCAGAAGATGGCGAGCAAGAGGGCCTCGTGCAGTAGGGCCGGGAAGAGGTCCTGGAAGGTGCGCTCTCTCGGTTCCGCAGGTGGCGAGGCAGTGACGCCAAGGCTCGAACCGGCAGATGGCGAACGCTTGCTGAACTCACCAAAGGCGAACCTTCAACTTGAGTTGAACACACGTTCAGCAGACGTTGAACGCACGTTGAACGCGCCTCGAACGAAATCGAACACAGTAACAGTAACAAGTACATTAACAAGTACAAGTACTAAAGAACACTGTCCGAATCCGAAGAGGGCAGAGGCGATAGGACGGGTCATAGGCCATCTGAACGAGGTGGCCCACAAGTCGTACAGGGCCTCGTCCAAGAAGAGCGCACAGTCGGTGAGCGCGAGGCTCGCTGATGGATACACCGAGGAGCAGCTGTTCCACGTCATAGACGTCAAGTGCGAGGAGTGGCTAGGGACGGACATGGAGAAGTTCCTGAGGCCGGAGACGCTGTTCGCGCCGTCCCACATCGAGGGATACGTGAACCAGCCGCTAAGGGCCGAGACGTCGAGGCAGGAGAGGGCGATACCTCAGGGCCAGTACGGCGTCAGGGACTCGGCTAGCCATTGGTCGATGCCCGGGATACGTGAGGAGTAGGAATGGAGAAGGAGCTTGAGGGAGAGGTCTCGAGATGGAGGGAGGAGAGGTACCGCGAGAGGCTCTCGAGGATAGGGATACCCTCGAGGTACGCCAGCGCAGAGGACGGCAGGGCGCCAAGGCTCGCGGAGAGGCTCGTGTCCGGAGACGCCACGGGACTCTACGTCTACGGCGACGTGGGAAGCGGGAAGACGTACCTAGCCTGCGCCGTGCTCAGGGAGGCTGCGAGGAGGGAGAGGTACCAGCCGAGGGCCTTCGGTGCCGTGTCGATGCTATCCTCGCTCAAGGCCTCGTACGACGGCAGGCCCGGCGTCACGGTCGAGGAGATTGAGGCTGCTGACATGCTGCTCGTCGATGACCTAGACAAGCCGAGGTTCACGCCATGGGCGCTCGAGACGCTCTACGAGATTGTCAACGTGAGGGTCGAGAACGGAAGGCCGACGATTGTCACCGCCAACAGCGACATGGGAGGACTCGTCGGCAGGCTCTCCGCCGGTGACCCGGTGCTCGCCGAGGCGATATGCGACAGGCTCGTCGGAGGGGCGATTGCGGTGCGCATGGAGGGAGAGTCGAGGAGGAGGTGGCTCGATGCCGAGTGACTACCACTTCAAGAGGACGGAGGGACTCACCTGCGGTGAGAGCAACTTCCTCAAGGCGTACGCGCCGTCCACGTTCTGCGGCGATGACTTCAACATCGTAGAGAGGTTCTCGAAGACGGCGAGGTACTTCCCGTACTGCACGAGGGCCGACATGGGCCTACTGGCGGATATAGCAGAGTCCCTCGTCGAGAAGGGCCTCCTCAAGAGGGGGAGGGGGAAGAGGGGACAGGTCTACAGGCTCACCGAGGACGGGGAGCGGGCGTGGTACGGACTCGTCGGAGGCAAGGACAGGGCAGAGCGGGCGAGGGTCACTGGCTACAGGGCCAAGATGAAGGCGAAGATGAGGGGTATCGATGAGTAGCGGGCAGAGGCCGATGACGGGCAAGGGCAGCGGGAGGAAGAACAACCTCCCGACAGCGACGAGGCCCGTCGAGAAGAGCAACGACGTCGCGTACGCCAAGGAGCTGTTCATGCTCCCGACGATTGACATGGAGGACCCGGACGCGGTGCGCGACAGGTACTTCGAGCTGCTCGAGCTGAGCGAGAAGTACGGGCGTGCAATCACGATTGAGGCGCTGTCGATGGGGTTCGACACGACGCGCGAGGAGATTATCGAGGTCAGCAAGGGCGAGAGGTGCAGACTAGGCGCGAGGCTGAGCGTCGCTTCGGCCCCGATTTTTCAAAAATGTTTGAATTCCGTCGCAGGTATTTGGGCTACCCACATGAGCAGCGGAGACTTCAAGCAGCCCGTGGCTGGCATCTTCATCGGAAAGAACAACTTCGGCTATGGCGACGTCACCGAGACGGTTGTCCGCCACGAGAGCGCCAAGCTTGGTCCCTCGAAGGCGGAACTCGAGGCCAAGTACCAGTCGGCTCTCCCGACTGAGACGCCGGTAGATGCGGACGTCGAGGCCGTCTACGAGCTTCCGAAGCCCAAGAAGGCACCGGCGAAGCGCAAGCCCGGCAGGCCGAGGAAGACGAGCACGAGTGGCCGAGGCCGCAAGAAGAGCCAGTGAGCTGCGGATTTCACCGAATTCGAGAAACCTTTATTAGGGGTCTGGCCCAGAAATTTCGGCGAAATAGGAAAACCTTTATTAGGGCATCCAGACAGAGAGAAATCGGGAGCCGGAAGCTGAAAAGCTCGGATTCCCAGACAGAAAAAGCGCCTCGGGGCCAGCGACGGCCTCGGGGCGCTTTCTTTTTGCCGTTATATCGGCGGGAAACTGTAACGGGTGGACGCCGCGCAATGGCGTCTGTAAGGCAATACAGGGCCGTTTTTTGGTCGATAGCGCGTGAACGCGACTAAGTGCCCATATAGACAAACGCAATGCCTTGAATCGCCTTAGAATGGCTAGTAAGTGGATTGTGGAGAAACGCACGATATGCGGCGGCGGCGTCCCGGCGACGTCGTTGCCGTGACGTGGCGCGCGCTGTATGTGGTTGGTACGCTAGGAAACAGCGCTTTGCGGGATATGCGGGAATGTGCGTGTGAGACTCTGCAAGGGCAAAATTAGGCCGTCAAATACAGAACGATAACAAGTATCAACGTTGCCGCAAATGGCGTCTAAAAACGCCTTAGAATGGCTTGCATGGATAGCGGAGGCAATACCGGAGGCGATACGGAGACAAAAAAGCGCCCCGGATACGTCCGGGGCGCAGTGGCGTCAAGCGTTGTTGCAAAGCCAAAAAAGTATCAAGAGCGGTAGCCATACCGGCAAAAGCAAGACAGCCAAAAGTATGATTAGAGTTCCGTAGTCGTGTTTCATTCGCTGCACCTACCAAATGCCGTTATATACGTGGCCGTTCTCTTCAAAATATGCTTCGTAGATGTTGCATTCTTCTACAAATCGGTCTTCGCTAGTCGCGTCTTCCCAACACATCTCAATGAGTCCGTCTACCGCGTTACACACGCGCGACGCCGCGCCAGAAAGCATTTTCTCCATCTTGTCGCGGTAATGCGCCGCCCTTTCGTTAGCTTGCCCGGATA
This sequence is a window from Parafannyhessea umbonata. Protein-coding genes within it:
- the dut gene encoding dUTP diphosphatase, with the protein product MERINVAVEAGCKVPRRGDDDSAGLDLSVSKDVSIPASGHKMCHTGVHVQIPKNHVGLVFIRSSVGAKRHVELSNGVGVIDCGYTGEVMLPLHNHGNSAQFFRAGERVAQLVIVPCVMTDVNIVDELDETSRGDGGFGSTGKD
- the mihF gene encoding integration host factor, actinobacterial type, encoding MGRFDVATNTTTDMRRDYLNSAIAARKERATVKKRINSGELTIADVLEMESKYVKRMHVVDLLAARRGHGKARALKLMKRLKIGEHRRISGLGPNQRKRLLEAVEKGQ
- a CDS encoding conserved phage C-terminal domain-containing protein; the protein is MDALENDGELYDAPLDWFRFDADFSSEIGRSALFNGPVSDFGRWAKLLVILARVKGHALVMGDNMTCDYVMRCLEFSDRASLAAFVARMSGTGVIDYDPETDSVSESQVAESAQKMASKRASCSRAGKRSWKVRSLGSAGGEAVTPRLEPADGERLLNSPKANLQLELNTRSADVERTLNAPRTKSNTVTVTSTLTSTSTKEHCPNPKRAEAIGRVIGHLNEVAHKSYRASSKKSAQSVSARLADGYTEEQLFHVIDVKCEEWLGTDMEKFLRPETLFAPSHIEGYVNQPLRAETSRQERAIPQGQYGVRDSASHWSMPGIREE
- a CDS encoding DUF4406 domain-containing protein; its protein translation is MLSQPMAGKTAEEIVAAREKAIADLEAMGYEVVNTYFTDEWYSDEAMKERGVVQVPLCYLAKSLENMSLCHAAYFCKGWDDARGCRIEHDAAVAYGLEVLYED
- a CDS encoding DUF3310 domain-containing protein, coding for MGAVNPDYYTQRKVEPIDVIERVCEGLDGRSAWLLGNVLKYALRAGYKTDDPTEDLTKAHNYAHRLVTGYWADE
- a CDS encoding Lar family restriction alleviation protein is translated as MDCINDGVLRRCPFCGGRAEYKFKSNGEGRKTQVYVRCTACGARTRATIECYKSNVRSLWNMRADSDWGVAR
- a CDS encoding ATP-binding protein; this translates as MEKELEGEVSRWREERYRERLSRIGIPSRYASAEDGRAPRLAERLVSGDATGLYVYGDVGSGKTYLACAVLREAARRERYQPRAFGAVSMLSSLKASYDGRPGVTVEEIEAADMLLVDDLDKPRFTPWALETLYEIVNVRVENGRPTIVTANSDMGGLVGRLSAGDPVLAEAICDRLVGGAIAVRMEGESRRRWLDAE